From a single Flavobacteriales bacterium genomic region:
- a CDS encoding S-adenosylmethionine-binding protein: MKIAKQNFGENSAAKDFIETVPDLKYGAVLADPPWRFTNRTGKVAPEHKRLNRYGTMSLDEIKEIPVSLVAGEKSHLYLWVPNALLPDGLEVMKAWGYKYKSNLIWHKIRKDGGPDGRGVGFYFRNTTEVILFGVRGSMRTLKPGRSQVNFIATRKQEHSRKPDELYNIIESCSPGPYLELFARNTRSGWQGFGNQAEEYQPTWDTYKNHSQAAKNDLNGTLRLEFNDRTKRYKKTGG; this comes from the coding sequence ATGAAAATTGCTAAGCAAAACTTTGGTGAAAATAGTGCGGCTAAGGACTTCATTGAAACCGTGCCGGATCTTAAGTATGGCGCTGTATTAGCTGACCCACCATGGAGATTTACAAATCGTACAGGAAAAGTTGCACCGGAACACAAGAGACTTAACCGGTATGGAACGATGTCGTTAGATGAAATCAAAGAAATACCAGTTTCATTGGTTGCAGGAGAGAAAAGTCACTTGTACTTATGGGTTCCAAATGCCCTACTTCCGGATGGATTAGAAGTAATGAAAGCTTGGGGGTATAAATATAAATCCAATTTAATCTGGCATAAGATCAGAAAAGACGGGGGGCCTGATGGGCGTGGTGTTGGCTTTTATTTTCGAAATACCACGGAAGTTATTCTGTTTGGTGTTAGAGGCAGCATGCGAACATTGAAACCAGGAAGAAGCCAAGTTAATTTCATAGCAACAAGAAAACAGGAACATTCGCGCAAACCCGATGAGCTTTACAATATAATTGAATCGTGCAGTCCAGGACCATATCTTGAATTATTTGCTCGAAATACAAGATCTGGATGGCAAGGATTTGGAAATCAGGCTGAGGAATATCAACCAACTTGGGACACCTATAAAAATCACTCCCAGGCCGCAAAAAATGATTTGAACGGGACACTTAGGTTGGAGTTTAATGATCGCACAAAACGTTATAAAAAGACGGGCGGGTAA
- a CDS encoding DNA-3-methyladenine glycosylase 2 family protein: MKGQKAIQKHLSGQDPVMARLITEIGPCALKKRDPYRALLGSIVSQQLSTKAADTIWKRMMEVIGHDLSADNILKYSVEDFRSAGLSNAKASWVLDLSDRVIRGAVDLNAFDTLDDDAVKKELLNLKGIGSWTADMFLMFSLNRLDILPVGDVGIQRAIRVHYGLKSRPSERTMVRIARNWQPYRTVACWYLWQSLDA, translated from the coding sequence ATGAAAGGTCAGAAGGCAATACAAAAACACTTGTCCGGGCAGGATCCTGTCATGGCGCGACTGATTACGGAGATAGGTCCGTGTGCATTGAAGAAGAGGGATCCTTACCGTGCATTGCTGGGATCCATCGTTTCACAGCAACTTTCTACCAAGGCCGCCGACACCATCTGGAAACGCATGATGGAGGTCATCGGACACGACCTTTCAGCAGACAATATCCTGAAGTATTCCGTTGAAGACTTTCGAAGTGCCGGGCTCTCCAACGCCAAAGCCAGCTGGGTGCTGGATCTTTCCGACCGTGTGATACGTGGTGCAGTTGACCTCAATGCATTCGATACCCTGGATGATGACGCGGTGAAAAAGGAACTGCTCAACCTGAAAGGGATCGGCAGCTGGACGGCTGACATGTTCCTCATGTTTTCCCTGAACCGGCTCGACATATTGCCCGTTGGGGATGTGGGGATCCAAAGGGCCATCCGTGTTCACTACGGATTGAAGTCAAGACCATCGGAACGAACCATGGTCCGCATCGCCCGCAACTGGCAGCCTTATCGCACGGTGGCCTGCTGGTACCTGTGGCAGTCCCTGGATGCGTGA
- a CDS encoding OsmC family peroxiredoxin: MSKRTAQAVWNGTLKEGKGTMQFSQFNGPFTFASRFESGEGTNPEELVGAAHAGCYSMFLSALISGEGLTPEKIETRATVTLDRDDTGPMISLIELECNVKCDGLSQEQFEKLSQAAKEKCPISRLYSGSTAEIRLNAKLLQTA, translated from the coding sequence ATGTCAAAAAGAACTGCCCAGGCCGTATGGAACGGCACCCTGAAAGAGGGAAAGGGCACCATGCAATTCAGTCAGTTCAACGGACCGTTCACCTTTGCATCCCGTTTCGAAAGCGGTGAAGGCACCAATCCAGAAGAACTGGTGGGCGCCGCACATGCCGGATGTTATTCCATGTTCCTGTCGGCATTGATCTCAGGCGAAGGTCTGACACCTGAAAAGATTGAGACCAGGGCCACCGTAACGCTGGACCGTGATGACACGGGTCCGATGATCAGCCTGATTGAACTGGAATGCAACGTGAAATGCGACGGCCTTTCTCAGGAACAGTTTGAAAAGCTGAGCCAGGCAGCGAAGGAGAAATGTCCTATTTCAAGGTTGTACTCAGGCAGTACGGCGGAGATTCGCTTGAACGCGAAGCTGCTTCAGACAGCGTAA
- a CDS encoding DUF2807 domain-containing protein, with product MKKTLILGCALLALASCSRDRFVISPSGHIVRDEVTLNNVHELELSDAFVAYVSFSPTEEKLVIEADDNLMPLVKVRDKNGTLDISMKNNIRLVGRATKVAYITVRDLSRIDISGASAVFFEDTLVTSDLEVNLSGSSRIEGELDVTYLNADLSGSSEVTFEGHADTYRAHGSGSSRFEGLDLDADHVDVDLSGSSSMHVTVNQTLEADLSGSSVVYYRGNGVITRKELSGGSKVVRL from the coding sequence ATGAAAAAGACATTGATACTCGGATGCGCGCTGTTGGCGCTGGCATCCTGCAGCCGCGACCGGTTTGTCATCAGCCCCTCCGGGCATATCGTCCGTGATGAGGTAACCCTTAACAACGTTCACGAATTGGAGCTGTCAGATGCGTTTGTCGCCTACGTGAGCTTTTCACCCACCGAAGAGAAGTTGGTGATCGAAGCTGACGACAACCTGATGCCATTGGTGAAGGTCAGGGATAAAAACGGCACGCTGGATATCAGCATGAAAAACAACATCCGCTTGGTAGGACGGGCCACCAAAGTGGCTTACATCACCGTGCGTGACCTGAGTCGCATCGATATTTCCGGTGCTTCCGCCGTGTTTTTTGAAGATACCCTGGTTACCTCCGACCTTGAAGTGAATCTGTCCGGATCAAGTCGGATTGAAGGAGAACTGGACGTGACCTACCTGAATGCTGACCTTTCCGGTTCATCCGAGGTGACATTCGAAGGACATGCCGATACCTATCGCGCACATGGAAGTGGTTCAAGTCGTTTCGAAGGACTGGACCTGGACGCCGACCACGTGGATGTGGATCTTTCCGGATCCAGCAGCATGCATGTGACCGTAAACCAGACGTTGGAAGCCGATCTTTCCGGTTCTTCCGTGGTATACTACCGCGGTAACGGTGTGATCACCCGAAAGGAACTCTCCGGCGGATCAAAGGTGGTAAGGCTGTAA